One Cryptomeria japonica chromosome 9, Sugi_1.0, whole genome shotgun sequence genomic window carries:
- the LOC131044521 gene encoding protein arginine N-methyltransferase 2 — protein MEGKEASTQEEVKEASMQDEELCKATREGDCGKVKELIESGADVTYFDSDGFTPLMHAAKQGHCEVVECLLNTGAPWNALNPSGSCAGDFAMEAGHQDTFDLLLNAGLQAELVLGRIAIREKGNCSSDYLEQRVLYSEDRLMDEEGKGVMMAWEKPLMEAHARAVCGGGEGGHILNVGFGMGLVDTAIQKYKPASHTIIEAHPDVYARMQATGWGDKHNVKIIFGRWQDVLPQLESYDGIFFDTYGEYYEDMKEFHQYLPKLLKGEGIYSFFNGLCADNAFFHVVYCQLVALELANIGYATQFIPLPVKDCLEEKTWEGIRRKYWQLDTYYLPVCQASSE, from the exons ATGGAAGGGAAGGAAGCAAGTACGCAAGAAGAAGTAAAGGAAGCAAGCATGCAAGATGAAGAGCTTTGCAAGGCAACGAGGGAAGGAGACTGCGGGAAAGTAAAGGAGCTTATAGAGAGTGGAGCAGATGTAACCTACTTCGATTCAGATGGGTTCACACCGCTTATGCACGCAGCCAAACAAGGCCATTGCGAGGTTGTCGAATGCTTGTTAAATACAGGCGCACCATGGAACGCCCTCAATCCCTCTGGTTCCTGTGCTGGCGATTTCGCCATGGAAGCTGGCCATCAGGACACCTTCGACCTCCTCCTTAATGCAG GACTGCAGGCAGAACTTGTTTTGGGAAGAATAGCAATTCGTGAAAAGGGTAATTGCAGTTCTGACTACCTGGAGCAACGAGTACTCTACAGTGAGGATAGGTTGATGGATGAAGAGGGAAAAGGGGTCATGATGGCTTGGGAGAAACCCTTGATGGAGGCCCATGCACGAGCGGTCTGTGGTGGGGGTGAAGGTGGGCATATACTCAATGTGGGGTTTGGTATGGGGCTTGTAGACACAGCTATACAGAAATATAAACCTGCATCTCATACTATAATTGAGGCTCATCCAGATGTTTATGCTCGAATGCAAGCAACAGGTTGGGGAGACAAGcacaatgtcaaaatcatatttggCCGATGGCAAGATGTGCTTCCTCAGCTAGAATCTTATGACG GGATATTTTTTGATACATATGGGGAGTATTACGAAGATATGAAGGAGTTCCACCAGTACCTTCCAAAATTACTGAAGGGTGAAGGCATTTATTCTTTTTTCAACGGTCTATGTGCAGATAATGCATTTTTTCATGTAGTTTATTGTCAGCTAGTTGCACTTGAGCTTGCAAATATAGGTTATGCTACTCAGTTCATCCCCTTACCAGTAAAAGATTGCTTGGAAGAAAAAACATGGGAGGGCATCAGGCGAAAATACTGGCAATTGGATACCTATTACTTGCCTGTATGTCAGGCATCTTCTGAATAA